A window of the Bacillota bacterium genome harbors these coding sequences:
- a CDS encoding pitrilysin family protein, which produces MSSRRLAEKTLYEPRLQETLFTRRLACGLDISVLPRPGFLKKHATFMTRYGSVDSSFTLPGSEEVVEVPAGIAHFLEHEVFEEESGNAFETFAALGASANAFTTYTNTTYLFTTTQDFKKCLEFLLTFVGRLSLTGDKVEREKGIIEQELRMYEDIPRFKVQANLMQALFHNHPVRLDIGGTVQSVRAITKEQLELCHSTFYHPGNMVVFATGDLDPQETMNLVEDVLSSNDVWDLAPRTQPRRRFPEEPHEVLKPRVSHKMLVSQPILNIGIKDVEPGLRGPEVLRKELLTGILLDILLGRGSDLYTSLYEEGLIDDKFSAGHMGEADYGVTIIGGQTPDPRRLEERLIQGFGTLGHSGLSEEDFQRIRKKTEGQFLGVIDQPEALAQVFNHHYLHGVGLWDFASTLQSLTFEEVSRRFSEFLDPRRRSVSVVLPAE; this is translated from the coding sequence GTGAGTTCCAGACGCCTAGCAGAAAAGACCCTCTACGAACCCAGGCTCCAAGAGACACTATTCACCCGTAGGCTGGCATGTGGGCTGGACATCAGCGTCCTCCCGCGGCCGGGGTTCTTGAAGAAACACGCCACCTTCATGACCAGGTATGGCTCAGTAGACTCCTCCTTCACCTTGCCTGGGTCAGAGGAGGTGGTGGAGGTTCCCGCAGGCATAGCCCACTTCCTCGAGCACGAGGTATTTGAGGAAGAGTCAGGGAACGCCTTCGAGACCTTCGCGGCGCTGGGGGCGTCCGCGAATGCCTTCACTACCTACACCAACACCACCTACCTGTTCACAACAACCCAGGACTTCAAAAAGTGCCTGGAATTCCTGCTCACCTTCGTAGGGCGCCTTAGTCTCACCGGGGACAAGGTTGAGAGGGAGAAGGGTATCATAGAACAGGAACTGAGGATGTATGAGGATATCCCACGCTTCAAGGTCCAGGCCAACCTGATGCAGGCCCTGTTCCACAATCACCCTGTGAGGCTTGACATAGGGGGCACGGTCCAGTCCGTGCGGGCCATTACCAAAGAGCAGCTGGAACTCTGCCACTCCACCTTCTATCACCCCGGGAACATGGTGGTTTTCGCCACGGGGGACCTGGACCCCCAGGAGACCATGAACTTGGTGGAGGATGTGCTCTCTTCCAACGACGTATGGGACCTTGCGCCCCGTACCCAGCCTCGGAGGCGTTTCCCCGAGGAGCCTCACGAAGTGCTGAAGCCCCGGGTGAGTCACAAGATGCTTGTGTCCCAGCCCATCCTTAATATCGGCATCAAGGATGTGGAACCCGGGCTTCGGGGGCCCGAGGTGCTGAGGAAGGAGTTGCTCACGGGTATTCTCCTAGACATCCTCCTGGGCAGGGGCTCAGACCTCTACACGTCCCTGTATGAGGAGGGGCTCATTGACGACAAGTTCTCCGCAGGCCACATGGGAGAGGCGGACTATGGGGTGACCATAATCGGGGGCCAAACGCCAGACCCCCGCCGGCTTGAGGAGCGCCTCATCCAGGGTTTTGGGACCCTGGGCCATTCAGGGCTGTCTGAAGAGGACTTCCAGCGCATCCGGAAGAAGACCGAGGGCCAGTTCCTGGGGGTCATCGACCAGCCTGAGGCGCTGGCTCAAGTCTTCAATCACCACTACCTTCACGGGGTGGGGCTCTGGGATTTTGCGTCTACCCTGCAGTCACTCACCTTCGAAGAGGTCTCCAGGCGTTTTTCCGAGTTCCTTGACCCAAGACGGAGGTCTGTCTCCGTGGTGCTTCCCGCAGAGTGA
- a CDS encoding pitrilysin family protein, protein MPGNNFETVTLPNRIRVHTLSTRRFKTVSVRLFIHQELTREKAALTALLPMVLRRGTESSPTAQEISRSLEGLYGAEIDTGVMKVGECHVIFIHLDVPGSRYLSDRPESLLDRGLELLSEMVRRPALENGLFRQDYFQQERENLRRLQMSLINDKVQYAVIRCIEEMCRDERYGVSRYGKPQDLEALDVAGLTEHFRQTVSSYPMDIYLVGDISPEDAAKMARHLFDFPRQGSREIKPTVLIHEVNSARQVVEKHDINQAKLALGYRTGRSRRDPGFWALAFCDGILGGFPHSKLFMNVREKAGLAYYAFSKLEATKGLMTLSCGIDFEDYTRALAIMNEQVEHMKRGVLSQEEMDYTLRGMVGRIKAAEDSPTGTILRQLEGNINGVDESLEDIVRQLEGITRDDVVEAAQGLRLDTTYLLTKDDAQEVRQ, encoded by the coding sequence ATGCCTGGCAATAACTTCGAAACGGTCACACTTCCCAACAGGATAAGGGTCCACACTCTCAGTACACGCCGTTTCAAGACGGTTAGCGTACGCCTCTTCATACACCAGGAACTCACCCGGGAGAAGGCTGCGCTGACCGCTTTGCTCCCCATGGTCCTGCGACGTGGAACCGAGAGCAGCCCCACCGCTCAGGAGATATCCCGGAGCCTTGAGGGACTCTACGGGGCTGAGATTGATACTGGTGTGATGAAGGTAGGAGAGTGTCACGTCATCTTCATACACCTGGACGTACCAGGTTCCCGGTACCTCTCAGATCGCCCTGAGTCGTTGCTGGACAGGGGCTTGGAACTCCTATCCGAAATGGTGCGGAGACCGGCCCTGGAGAACGGCCTATTCCGCCAGGACTACTTCCAGCAAGAAAGGGAGAATCTCAGGAGACTCCAGATGAGCCTTATCAATGACAAGGTGCAGTATGCTGTGATCCGGTGCATTGAGGAGATGTGCCGCGATGAAAGGTATGGGGTTTCCAGGTACGGGAAGCCCCAGGACCTTGAGGCTCTGGATGTTGCGGGTCTTACCGAGCACTTCCGGCAGACCGTCTCTAGTTACCCCATGGACATCTACCTCGTGGGTGACATATCCCCAGAGGACGCTGCCAAGATGGCTCGACATCTTTTCGACTTCCCCAGGCAGGGGTCCAGGGAGATAAAGCCTACAGTACTCATCCACGAGGTAAACAGCGCCCGGCAGGTAGTGGAGAAGCACGACATCAACCAGGCGAAGCTGGCCTTGGGCTACCGCACGGGCAGGAGCCGAAGAGACCCGGGCTTCTGGGCTCTGGCCTTCTGTGACGGCATCTTGGGCGGATTCCCCCACTCCAAGCTCTTCATGAATGTCCGGGAGAAGGCGGGGCTGGCTTACTACGCCTTTTCCAAGCTAGAGGCCACCAAGGGCCTGATGACCCTCTCCTGCGGGATCGACTTCGAAGACTACACAAGAGCCCTGGCCATCATGAACGAGCAAGTGGAACACATGAAGAGGGGCGTGCTGTCTCAGGAGGAAATGGATTACACCCTCAGGGGAATGGTGGGCCGGATCAAGGCTGCTGAGGATTCCCCCACCGGCACCATACTCCGCCAGCTGGAAGGCAACATCAACGGGGTAGACGAGAGTCTGGAAGATATAGTGAGGCAACTAGAGGGGATTACCCGGGACGATGTGGTCGAGGCTGCACAGGGGCTCCGGCTGGATACAACATACCTGTTGACCAAGGACGATGCCCAGGAGGTGCGGCAGTGA
- the hisH gene encoding imidazole glycerol phosphate synthase subunit HisH produces MIAIVDYGAGNLRSVYRAFRNLGREAVLTGQPGDIMGASGVVLPGVGAFGRALERLREIGMDEALRRCALEGRPLLGICLGMQLFFESSEERFAPAGPFPAGLGLFPGRVRRFPVGMKVPQIGWNQVNPVPGARLFHGVPPGEHMYFVHSYYVQPDDASLVTAWSEYGMGFASAVGRGPIQGVQFHPEKSGGAGLRVLDNFAAMCEGA; encoded by the coding sequence TTGATCGCCATAGTAGACTACGGTGCTGGGAATCTCAGGAGCGTCTACAGGGCCTTTAGGAACCTTGGGCGCGAAGCGGTGCTTACGGGCCAGCCTGGTGATATTATGGGCGCCAGCGGCGTAGTCCTCCCTGGGGTGGGCGCCTTTGGGCGGGCCCTGGAGAGGCTAAGGGAGATTGGCATGGATGAGGCACTGCGGCGCTGCGCGCTGGAGGGGAGGCCACTGCTGGGTATCTGCCTGGGAATGCAGCTGTTCTTTGAATCCAGTGAGGAACGCTTCGCCCCTGCCGGCCCATTCCCCGCAGGCTTGGGCCTGTTCCCAGGAAGGGTGAGGCGCTTTCCCGTTGGGATGAAGGTTCCCCAGATAGGATGGAACCAGGTGAATCCCGTCCCGGGTGCAAGACTCTTTCACGGCGTACCCCCGGGAGAGCACATGTACTTTGTCCACTCCTACTACGTACAGCCGGACGATGCCTCTCTGGTGACCGCCTGGTCCGAGTATGGGATGGGGTTTGCCAGCGCTGTTGGGAGAGGGCCCATTCAGGGGGTCCAGTTCCACCCGGAGAAGAGCGGCGGGGCTGGACTGAGGGTGCTGGACAATTTCGCCGCGATGTGTGAGGGGGCATGA
- the hisF gene encoding imidazole glycerol phosphate synthase subunit HisF has protein sequence MLAKRVMPCLDVTGGRVMKGTRFLDLRDAGDPVELASRYGRENADELVFLDITASSDKRSIMMDLAARVADEVFIPFTVGGGIRTIEDMRAILRAGADKVSLNTRAVQEPAIISQGAELFGSQCVVLAVDAKQVGPGPRWEVYIHGGRTPTGMDVLEWVCQGERLGAGEILLTSMDTDGTKAGYDLDLCRAVSEAVRVPVIASGGGGSLEHIHDVLTRGKADAVLAASIFHYGEISIGEVKTYLKEKGVPVRL, from the coding sequence GTGCTGGCCAAGAGGGTGATGCCGTGCCTGGACGTGACAGGCGGGCGGGTGATGAAGGGCACCAGGTTCCTTGATCTCCGGGATGCGGGGGATCCGGTGGAACTAGCCTCCCGCTATGGCCGGGAGAACGCTGACGAGCTGGTATTCCTGGACATCACGGCCTCCAGCGACAAGAGGTCCATCATGATGGACCTGGCCGCGAGGGTGGCTGACGAGGTATTCATACCCTTCACAGTCGGCGGGGGCATACGCACCATTGAAGACATGCGGGCCATCCTGAGGGCTGGCGCTGATAAGGTGTCACTGAACACCAGGGCGGTACAGGAGCCCGCCATCATCTCCCAGGGCGCAGAGCTCTTCGGTAGCCAGTGCGTTGTCCTGGCTGTGGATGCCAAGCAGGTTGGGCCAGGGCCAAGGTGGGAGGTGTACATCCACGGGGGCCGGACGCCAACTGGCATGGATGTGCTGGAATGGGTGTGCCAAGGAGAGAGGCTAGGGGCTGGAGAAATCCTCCTGACCAGCATGGACACGGATGGCACCAAGGCCGGGTATGATCTGGATCTGTGCCGGGCGGTATCGGAGGCCGTGAGGGTGCCGGTGATCGCCTCTGGGGGGGGAGGTAGCCTGGAGCACATTCACGATGTGCTCACCAGGGGCAAGGCCGATGCTGTGCTGGCCGCATCCATATTCCACTACGGCGAGATATCCATAGGTGAGGTAAAGACATATCTCAAGGAGAAGGGCGTCCCGGTCAGGCTGTGA